One segment of Acidianus sp. HS-5 DNA contains the following:
- a CDS encoding 4Fe-4S binding protein, with protein MQYDYQYFPISVPDKGAGGKTGNWRVVRPVISREKCIQCKACYLWCPETTIHVDNGVYVDYEYCKGCGVCASVCPVKAISMVMEQ; from the coding sequence TTGCAGTATGATTACCAATATTTCCCCATCTCAGTCCCCGACAAAGGGGCTGGAGGAAAGACGGGCAATTGGAGAGTAGTAAGACCAGTAATCTCAAGAGAAAAGTGTATCCAATGTAAAGCTTGTTACCTCTGGTGTCCAGAAACGACCATCCACGTCGACAACGGAGTTTACGTTGACTATGAATACTGCAAAGGATGCGGTGTATGTGCGTCAGTATGCCCAGTAAAGGCGATAAGCATGGTGATGGAGCAATGA
- a CDS encoding 2-oxoacid:acceptor oxidoreductase family protein, translating to MRLSLEIRFHGRGGQGVVTSAELLAVAAGKQGLWSSAFPIYGAERRGAEIEAYCRISDQPIRLTSPIENPDIIVIIDPTLLNISNPLRGLKREGKVLINAKNANIPFTTFAIDAYKIARDIGLVKSGWPMVNVIMLGALARIINLSLTSLNEAIDEEFEGKSAELNKRGAEIAYKIVSEVYQLAV from the coding sequence GTGAGACTATCGCTTGAGATACGCTTTCACGGAAGAGGAGGACAAGGAGTTGTTACTTCAGCTGAACTTCTCGCAGTTGCGGCAGGCAAGCAGGGCTTATGGTCATCTGCATTCCCCATCTATGGTGCTGAGAGGAGAGGTGCGGAAATAGAGGCGTACTGTAGGATCTCAGACCAGCCTATTAGGCTTACTTCTCCTATCGAAAATCCCGACATTATAGTCATCATAGATCCTACACTCCTGAATATTTCAAACCCATTGAGGGGGCTTAAGAGGGAAGGAAAAGTTTTGATAAACGCAAAAAACGCTAACATTCCTTTCACTACTTTCGCTATTGACGCCTATAAAATAGCCAGAGATATAGGTCTAGTCAAGTCAGGATGGCCTATGGTGAATGTCATAATGCTGGGGGCTTTAGCTAGAATAATCAACCTTTCCTTAACATCCCTTAACGAGGCAATAGATGAAGAATTTGAAGGAAAATCGGCAGAGCTAAATAAGAGAGGGGCAGAAATCGCTTATAAAATAGTCTCGGAGGTGTACCAACTTGCAGTATGA
- a CDS encoding 4Fe-4S dicluster domain-containing protein — translation MERQLGFIFDHNKCILCNACVNACTQAYGYHWRKLPVFQIDGYKTALSIACNHCRDPKCMDVCPTDAIEKEDNGIVHIAKEKCIGCGYCTWACPYEALEMGKDSMTKCDLCMSRLGNGMPYCVEACPTGALAFGWIEGGNQVDYLPPFEITKPNFKIITPKEGKIEGEYVKEKEEKNYLGLLSFTIGSEVALFYSLLRLPYYAPISIVLLLVTLLLSINHSKFFSRSLKMIYGLKNSWLSREVIFSLLSIPFFALDLVYSPAYYVAEVLLALGVASSIMIYMLKSRPSWYNADTPISFIGSGLTVVLPLAYFFTHDVVFIAVGVLVGALEIITAHEKAKKFNTHERTLFNIPYIVLIVLSFVFAPLSIIAFVLAIYSEVNHRVEFFKKVIYYGIPNY, via the coding sequence ATGGAGAGACAGTTAGGTTTCATTTTTGACCACAACAAGTGTATCCTATGTAATGCTTGCGTAAACGCCTGCACCCAGGCTTACGGTTATCATTGGAGGAAATTACCAGTTTTCCAAATAGACGGTTACAAAACAGCACTTTCAATTGCGTGCAATCACTGCAGAGACCCGAAATGCATGGACGTTTGCCCAACTGATGCAATAGAGAAAGAGGATAACGGGATAGTACACATTGCGAAGGAGAAATGTATAGGTTGTGGTTACTGCACTTGGGCTTGTCCCTATGAGGCATTGGAAATGGGTAAAGATTCCATGACAAAGTGCGACCTATGTATGAGCAGACTGGGCAACGGTATGCCGTACTGTGTTGAGGCTTGTCCTACGGGAGCGTTAGCTTTCGGTTGGATCGAAGGAGGAAACCAAGTAGATTATTTACCGCCCTTTGAAATAACTAAACCAAACTTTAAGATCATAACGCCTAAGGAAGGAAAAATAGAAGGAGAATACGTTAAGGAGAAAGAGGAGAAGAACTATTTAGGGCTCCTCTCCTTCACAATAGGCAGTGAGGTAGCACTCTTCTACTCACTTCTTAGGTTACCTTACTATGCTCCTATCTCCATAGTCCTCCTTTTAGTTACTCTGCTCCTCTCCATTAATCACTCAAAGTTCTTCTCTAGGTCTTTAAAAATGATCTACGGCCTAAAGAACTCCTGGCTTAGCAGGGAAGTTATATTCTCCCTCCTTTCAATACCTTTCTTCGCACTAGATTTGGTTTACTCACCGGCATATTACGTAGCAGAAGTACTCTTAGCTTTAGGAGTAGCTTCATCAATAATGATTTACATGTTGAAGAGTAGGCCTTCTTGGTATAATGCTGATACGCCGATATCCTTTATAGGTTCTGGGCTCACTGTAGTACTTCCTCTGGCTTACTTCTTTACTCATGACGTAGTTTTTATCGCAGTAGGTGTTTTAGTGGGTGCTCTAGAAATAATTACTGCACATGAAAAGGCGAAGAAATTTAACACACATGAAAGGACATTGTTTAACATACCATATATTGTCTTGATCGTCCTCTCTTTCGTATTTGCACCGTTGTCGATTATAGCTTTTGTCTTAGCAATATATTCAGAAGTTAATCACAGAGTAGAGTTCTTTAAAAAGGTTATATACTATGGAATTCCTAATTATTGA
- a CDS encoding xanthine dehydrogenase family protein molybdopterin-binding subunit codes for MRRVEDPKFLTGKGKFVDDIQLPGMLYLGVIRSQYARAKFYVKSSENVITQEEVMDLTNPLPNFFAPKAPKEYPLAYKEARYVGEPIALVTARDRYEVEDAEEYVEYEPLPPIVDPIKAMEDKELVHEDFGTNIAYDDAFVYGDEPNDYEYLEKTFRINRICPSPIETNGVIADYSPAENSLTVYANTQVPQVFRTALSIVFNIPRSKIRIIVPDSGGGFGGKIFLKPLVLASLASIVTKRPVKYIETRTENIMTVQGPDRIYKARILYKGDKLLGMDVFQIEDFGAYLHTYQPLPILRQIYHLTGAYDMKFLRFKVKGVLTNKPPTGPYRGLGIPPAVLVLENLVSSVARKLGIGQDEIRYKNFIKSTPFTTITGAVYDSGDYTNSLRLLMKEIKQGGRGLGIAFALEPGSSLAFQSLVGKGRTPYYEGVYIKMDSGGEVTVVVSTNSMGTGHETSIAQVVSEDLGIPPENVRVVLGDTDGPPGTGFYGSRFSVVTISAVYGALQKLKEKIRELTAKAFNVEKDEVSIEKGIVKVNGKQYKIGEIANIIYNKVIIDGDIGLETSYVMKSPNVNVADDKRRVNFSSTYGVNAHAVRIKVEDTGEVKVLDYVVLSDCGNMINPVIVDGQIMGGTIMGVGASLMEGVKYDENGNPLQINFSDYLIPSILESPRLRIFHTETPSPFTPLGTKGVAEGGATVPVAAIVNAIEDYFNVNLDYIEVPITPEFIMEVMKKTLDRPTY; via the coding sequence TTGAGGAGGGTAGAGGATCCAAAGTTTCTGACCGGCAAAGGGAAATTCGTCGATGACATTCAACTGCCTGGAATGCTTTACTTAGGAGTTATTAGGTCACAATACGCAAGGGCTAAATTTTACGTAAAAAGCTCTGAGAATGTAATAACCCAAGAGGAAGTAATGGACTTGACAAACCCTTTACCGAATTTCTTCGCTCCTAAAGCGCCTAAGGAATATCCTTTAGCTTATAAGGAAGCAAGATATGTGGGAGAACCTATAGCGTTGGTCACGGCAAGGGATAGGTATGAAGTAGAAGATGCAGAAGAATACGTTGAATACGAACCTCTCCCACCTATCGTAGATCCGATAAAGGCAATGGAAGATAAGGAGTTAGTTCACGAGGACTTCGGGACAAATATTGCATACGACGACGCTTTCGTATATGGAGATGAACCCAATGATTACGAATATTTGGAAAAGACTTTTCGAATCAATAGAATATGCCCTTCACCTATTGAAACAAACGGAGTCATTGCAGACTACTCTCCTGCGGAAAACTCTCTAACAGTTTATGCAAATACTCAAGTACCTCAAGTCTTCAGAACTGCATTAAGCATAGTCTTCAACATACCTAGGAGTAAAATTAGGATAATAGTTCCTGACAGCGGAGGAGGTTTCGGAGGGAAGATATTCTTAAAGCCATTAGTCCTTGCTTCCCTAGCTTCAATTGTAACAAAAAGACCGGTAAAATACATAGAGACGAGGACTGAAAATATAATGACAGTGCAAGGCCCAGACAGGATTTACAAAGCAAGGATATTGTATAAGGGAGATAAACTGCTAGGAATGGACGTGTTTCAAATAGAGGATTTCGGAGCTTATCTCCACACCTACCAACCCTTGCCAATATTAAGGCAAATTTACCACCTCACCGGAGCTTACGACATGAAGTTCTTGAGGTTTAAAGTAAAAGGAGTGCTCACTAACAAGCCCCCTACCGGTCCTTACAGAGGTCTTGGAATTCCTCCGGCAGTCTTAGTCTTAGAAAACCTAGTAAGCTCAGTTGCAAGGAAGCTCGGCATAGGGCAAGACGAAATTAGGTATAAAAATTTCATAAAGTCAACTCCTTTTACCACGATAACCGGTGCTGTTTACGACAGTGGGGATTACACTAATAGCTTGAGACTTTTGATGAAGGAGATAAAGCAGGGAGGAAGAGGTCTTGGAATAGCTTTCGCACTTGAACCCGGTTCTTCCCTAGCGTTTCAAAGTCTTGTAGGTAAGGGAAGAACTCCGTATTATGAAGGAGTCTACATTAAGATGGACAGCGGTGGAGAAGTGACTGTAGTAGTTAGCACGAACTCCATGGGTACAGGTCATGAGACTTCCATAGCCCAGGTTGTGTCAGAAGATTTAGGTATACCTCCAGAAAACGTAAGGGTAGTATTGGGAGATACTGACGGTCCTCCAGGAACCGGATTTTACGGTAGTAGGTTTTCTGTAGTTACGATATCGGCAGTTTATGGGGCATTACAGAAGTTGAAGGAAAAAATAAGGGAATTAACTGCAAAGGCATTTAACGTTGAAAAGGATGAAGTTAGCATAGAGAAGGGAATAGTTAAAGTAAACGGAAAACAGTATAAAATAGGAGAAATTGCAAACATTATATATAATAAGGTAATAATTGACGGCGACATAGGGTTAGAGACTTCATACGTCATGAAATCCCCTAACGTTAACGTTGCAGACGATAAAAGGAGAGTCAATTTTTCCTCAACTTACGGGGTTAACGCTCATGCAGTGAGGATTAAGGTAGAGGATACGGGAGAAGTTAAGGTGCTGGACTACGTCGTTTTGAGCGACTGCGGTAACATGATAAATCCCGTAATTGTAGACGGTCAAATAATGGGCGGGACTATAATGGGCGTTGGGGCGTCTTTAATGGAGGGAGTTAAATACGACGAGAACGGAAATCCTTTACAGATTAACTTTTCAGACTATCTAATACCTTCAATCTTAGAGTCTCCAAGACTGAGGATCTTCCACACGGAAACTCCTTCTCCTTTTACTCCTCTTGGGACTAAGGGAGTTGCAGAGGGGGGTGCCACAGTGCCTGTTGCTGCTATAGTTAACGCAATAGAGGACTACTTCAACGTTAATCTTGACTACATAGAAGTTCCCATAACTCCAGAGTTCATCATGGAAGTAATGAAAAAGACTCTCGACAGACCTACTTACTGA
- a CDS encoding acyl-CoA dehydrogenase family protein — protein MVFPFNSIEEFKVNITQDHEIFRNAIREFCDREVSPLVEKGEREKDIPQELKIKAREIGLYGLDVPTEYGGQGGDYLYNIIASEEISRVWSSFATFFLINWMFTHAILTFGNEEQKKNYVTEVAKGEKIAAFANTEPNAGTDVAGIQTTAKKVNDHFVINGKKIFITNGDIADYYLVTARTSAGNPRWKGISMFIIEKDNVKVEGRIGTTGLKASHTAEISFNEAKVPAENLLGEEGMGFKYAVSSFDYARTLVSAQAVGIGQAALEKMIEYSIQRNSFGQKIASFQNVQQHISESLADLYTSRLITYWAGNLKGEDYVVVASLAKFFSTEAVERIVLRAMRVFGGYGVAEATGLERMLRDLQILKTYEGTNDIQRLSAAKFLIRKKLGVEI, from the coding sequence ATGGTATTTCCATTTAATAGCATCGAGGAATTTAAGGTAAACATAACCCAGGACCACGAGATATTTAGGAATGCAATAAGGGAATTCTGCGATAGAGAAGTTTCACCTCTAGTTGAGAAGGGAGAAAGAGAAAAGGACATACCGCAAGAATTAAAAATTAAGGCTAGAGAAATAGGCCTCTACGGCCTCGATGTCCCTACTGAATACGGAGGACAAGGGGGAGATTACTTGTATAACATAATAGCCTCCGAAGAAATTAGCAGGGTATGGTCATCATTTGCTACTTTCTTCCTAATCAATTGGATGTTCACCCACGCAATACTTACTTTCGGAAATGAGGAGCAGAAAAAGAATTATGTCACAGAAGTAGCTAAAGGAGAGAAAATTGCAGCGTTCGCTAACACTGAGCCGAACGCAGGAACTGACGTTGCAGGGATACAGACTACTGCAAAAAAAGTCAACGATCACTTCGTAATTAATGGAAAGAAAATATTCATAACAAACGGAGATATAGCTGACTATTACTTAGTTACTGCAAGGACTTCTGCAGGAAACCCTAGGTGGAAAGGAATATCCATGTTTATTATAGAGAAGGACAACGTAAAAGTAGAAGGAAGGATAGGAACTACGGGATTAAAAGCATCTCACACTGCTGAAATATCTTTCAATGAAGCTAAAGTTCCTGCAGAAAACTTACTGGGAGAAGAAGGCATGGGATTCAAGTATGCAGTATCTTCCTTTGACTACGCAAGGACCTTAGTCTCAGCGCAAGCAGTAGGAATCGGTCAAGCTGCTTTAGAGAAGATGATAGAATACTCAATCCAGAGGAACTCCTTCGGACAGAAAATAGCCTCATTCCAAAACGTCCAACAACACATTTCAGAATCGTTGGCAGATCTTTACACTTCTAGGCTAATAACTTACTGGGCGGGAAACTTAAAAGGAGAGGATTACGTAGTTGTAGCCTCACTTGCCAAGTTCTTCTCAACTGAGGCAGTAGAAAGGATAGTACTGAGGGCAATGAGAGTTTTCGGCGGTTACGGAGTAGCTGAGGCTACTGGTTTGGAAAGGATGCTTAGAGATCTACAAATATTGAAGACTTACGAAGGAACTAACGACATTCAGAGGCTTTCTGCAGCGAAGTTCTTAATAAGGAAAAAGTTGGGTGTAGAAATTTGA
- a CDS encoding AMP-binding protein → MTFEPDNEWVENSNVYAFMTNKGLANLDQFIKYTYENYKFWEEFVDLINLKFYKKHERILDLSDGKQWAKWFVGGKLNIGDQIPESSEVFIKWMDENLNSRKVTYSEVLSEAKAISSWLKKIGLKKGDRVAIYMPMIPEIVSVMLGVIRAGMVIVPLFSGFGPEPIRVRVEDSEAKVIFTVDKSIRKGKEVDMLSNLEGINADKVVLNRSGIKGDFHDYKDVIRTGGDGLEHTDSEDPMMIIYTSGTTGKPKGCVHTHDGFPIKSSADIYFQFDMKKGETLMWISDMGWMMGPWNLFGALLLKGKMGMIEGYTDGRVISKYIEDMKVDILGLSASLVRLLRSTDNSIKLDVRLTGNTGEPIDPESWYWLFTHSENKPVINYSGGTEISGGILGNYVINKIKPSSFNGASPGIHASVFTEDGKEAPPNTEGELVILSVWPGMTRGFWRSPERYIETYWSRWEDVWVHGDLAIKDNEGYFYIVGRSDDTIKVSGKRVGPAEIESVINSHPEVVESACIGVPDPVKGEKIICFAVPRGNVSGDELLKYAEEKLGKAFSPSEVKIVGELPKTRNAKIMRRLIRAIYLNKSLGDTSSLENPSSLDEIKKVIRR, encoded by the coding sequence ATGACTTTCGAACCGGATAATGAATGGGTCGAGAACAGTAACGTTTACGCGTTCATGACAAACAAAGGGCTTGCTAACTTAGATCAATTCATAAAATATACTTATGAAAACTATAAATTCTGGGAAGAGTTCGTAGATTTAATTAATTTGAAATTTTATAAAAAGCATGAGAGAATCCTAGATCTTTCAGACGGAAAACAATGGGCAAAGTGGTTTGTAGGAGGTAAGTTAAACATAGGAGACCAAATTCCAGAAAGCTCCGAAGTATTCATAAAATGGATGGATGAAAATCTAAATTCTAGGAAAGTAACTTACAGTGAAGTACTTAGCGAGGCAAAGGCAATCTCCAGCTGGCTGAAGAAGATTGGACTAAAGAAGGGGGATAGAGTTGCGATATACATGCCAATGATTCCGGAAATTGTTTCAGTAATGTTGGGCGTTATAAGGGCTGGTATGGTAATTGTTCCTCTATTCTCAGGATTTGGACCGGAGCCTATAAGAGTTAGAGTAGAGGACAGCGAGGCAAAGGTAATATTTACTGTAGATAAGAGTATTAGAAAAGGCAAGGAAGTGGACATGCTTAGCAATCTTGAAGGAATTAATGCTGATAAAGTAGTGCTGAACCGTTCTGGAATAAAGGGAGATTTCCACGATTATAAAGACGTCATAAGGACTGGGGGAGACGGGCTAGAACATACAGATTCCGAAGATCCTATGATGATAATATATACTTCTGGTACTACAGGAAAACCTAAGGGTTGCGTTCATACTCACGACGGCTTTCCGATAAAGTCTTCTGCTGATATATATTTCCAGTTTGACATGAAGAAAGGTGAAACGCTTATGTGGATTTCAGACATGGGCTGGATGATGGGACCTTGGAACCTGTTCGGTGCCCTTCTGCTAAAAGGTAAGATGGGGATGATTGAAGGCTATACGGACGGGAGAGTTATATCCAAGTATATAGAGGATATGAAAGTCGATATTTTAGGGCTTTCAGCAAGCTTAGTTAGATTATTGAGGAGTACGGATAATAGCATAAAGTTAGACGTTAGGCTTACTGGAAATACTGGAGAACCCATAGATCCGGAGAGTTGGTATTGGTTGTTTACTCATTCCGAGAATAAGCCTGTTATAAATTATTCTGGAGGGACTGAGATTTCCGGAGGTATCCTTGGTAATTACGTGATAAACAAGATAAAGCCGTCATCATTTAACGGTGCGTCTCCTGGAATTCACGCTTCAGTATTTACTGAAGATGGGAAGGAAGCTCCACCAAATACGGAAGGAGAGCTCGTTATTCTGAGCGTGTGGCCTGGAATGACCAGAGGTTTCTGGAGGAGTCCAGAGAGATACATAGAGACGTATTGGTCGAGGTGGGAGGACGTTTGGGTTCACGGGGATTTAGCCATCAAAGATAATGAAGGCTATTTTTACATTGTAGGTAGAAGTGACGATACAATAAAAGTTTCCGGAAAAAGAGTAGGTCCTGCAGAAATAGAGAGCGTCATAAATTCCCACCCTGAAGTAGTGGAATCTGCATGCATTGGAGTACCAGACCCTGTAAAGGGAGAAAAAATTATATGTTTTGCAGTGCCTAGGGGTAACGTAAGCGGAGATGAATTGCTAAAATACGCTGAAGAAAAGTTGGGTAAAGCGTTTTCACCGTCAGAAGTGAAAATAGTTGGAGAGCTACCAAAAACGAGGAACGCTAAAATAATGCGCAGGTTAATAAGGGCTATTTACTTAAATAAATCATTAGGGGACACTTCTTCCCTTGAGAATCCATCATCACTGGATGAAATAAAAAAGGTAATTAGAAGATAG
- a CDS encoding peroxiredoxin — MVKVGNKAPIFEGVTDNGDKISLEDFLGKSNIVLYFYPKDDTPGCTREACAFRDNWDLLKDYDVVVIGVSSDNVESHKRFKEKYKLPFILISDPDQRIRELYGAKGFILPDRVTFVIDKKGIIRHVYKSQLNPANHVNEALKTLEKIRKENQVI, encoded by the coding sequence ATGGTAAAAGTTGGAAATAAGGCACCTATATTTGAAGGAGTGACAGACAACGGGGATAAAATATCCCTTGAAGATTTCTTAGGAAAGAGTAATATTGTGCTCTATTTTTATCCTAAGGATGATACTCCAGGGTGTACTAGAGAAGCTTGCGCGTTTAGGGACAACTGGGATTTGCTTAAGGATTATGACGTAGTAGTAATAGGAGTAAGTTCAGACAACGTAGAGTCTCACAAGAGGTTTAAGGAGAAATACAAACTTCCTTTCATTTTAATTAGTGACCCAGACCAGAGGATAAGGGAGTTATACGGCGCTAAAGGTTTCATATTACCTGACAGAGTGACTTTCGTAATCGATAAAAAAGGGATTATAAGGCATGTGTATAAATCACAATTAAATCCCGCAAATCACGTCAATGAGGCTTTAAAGACTTTAGAAAAAATAAGGAAAGAAAATCAAGTAATTTAA